In Nerophis ophidion isolate RoL-2023_Sa linkage group LG12, RoL_Noph_v1.0, whole genome shotgun sequence, a single window of DNA contains:
- the LOC133563326 gene encoding DEP domain-containing protein 7-like has product MASIKERAAALNLVEKLQFRPLVHGFTVKPVQNLPSASSLISHLRSSLKVKRRRVYLKSHNDCFLGAEAVDVVLDYITTDKAFNGAAASRDNVVNVCQALLDCNVFDVVGTKVFGKDKKRVEFQDSKSALYKFGNENRPSVEDLEKDVLVNCIQKLFCSSPSNRNAEQLYSSGPQCLIPTPVKLTPLSTKLSHLDSSVGADLGTVVENLNLSPNRGQTHTVLPQSLIDEVWQEQTLCRLLNVVDLPVLERVLQYTPSQPMTPSNPDLIYTSNHIDRQILKAFRDSQHDEWLCAALDCLDFLPDEPVVKLSRELPFSFPQEQQSTEQVEADGDTPGSKCLSQSCTAQCKLLYQTLAEHYSNTECRPPLLPEQMADVYTEITEMIVNAKLVTALEALQLCLKLLPHNCREELRRLLHFMTVAAEAQHIKLETEVENRLVVKTSFSRAILNCKALSKEREDLMLVFMLSNKKDIFKIPGTLHKGVSAKLADLVREKPPAVADCPVSSGTSTETTNNTTKQELWTLLHSIHLDTKISAKERKRLLRQFYQAHPEIFNKYFGESAVNVL; this is encoded by the exons TTCATGGGTTTACAGTGAAGCCAGTCCAGAATCTTCCGTCGGCAAGCAGCCTCATCTCCCATCTCAGGTCTTCTTTAAAAGTGAAGCGCCGAAGAGTCTACCTTAAATCTCACAATGACTGTTTTCTGGGCGCGGAGGCAGTGGATGTGGTGCTGGACTACATTACTACCGATAAGGCCTTTAACG gcgCGGCTGCATCCCGGGACAATGTGGTGAATGTGTGCCAGGCATTGCTAGACTGCAatgtgtttgatgtggtcggGACTAAAGTTTTTGGCAAAGACAAGAAACGGGTTGAATTTCAGGACAGCAAGAGTGCTCTTTACAA GTTTGGAAACGAAAACAGACCCTCAGTGGAAGACTTGGAGAAAGATGTGCTAGTAAACTGTATCCAGAAACTCTTTTGTAGTTCACCTTCAAACAG gaATGCTGAACAATTATATTCCTCAGGGCCGCAATGTCTGATACCCACACCTGTCAAACTCACCCcgctgtccacaaaactttcccACTTGGACAGTTCTGTCGGTGCCGATCTGGGGACGGTTGTGGAAAATCTGAATCTTAGTCCCAACAGAGGGCAGACACACACTGTGCTTCCACAGTCTT taatagATGAGGTGTGGCAAGAGCAAACCCTCTGCAGACTGTTGAATGTGGTGGATCTGCCTGTATTGGAGAGAGTGCTTCAGTACACTCCATCTCAGCCAATGACTCCCAGTAACCCTGACCTGATCTACACCAGCAACCACATTGACAGACAGATTCTAAAGGCCTTCAGGGACTCTCA ACATGATGAATGGCTTTGTGCAGCCCTGGACTGTCTGGACTTCCTTCCAGACGAGCCAGTAGTAAAGCTGAGCCGGGAGCTGCCTTTCTCGTTCCCTCAGGAGCAGCAGAGCACTGAGCAAGTGGAAGCTGATGGCGACACTCCAGG AAGTAAATGTCTCTCCCAATCATGCACAGCTCAGTGTAAGTTGTTGTATCAGACACTGGCGGAACACTACAGCAACACAGAATGTAGACCCCCGCTACTTCCTGAGCAAATGGCTGATGTCTACACAGAAATTACTGAGATGATTG TGAACGCAAAATTGGTCACCGCGCTTGAAGCTCTCCAGCTGTGCCTGAAGCTGCTACCACATAACTGCAGAGAGGAGCTGCGTCGGCTTCTTCATTTCATGACAGTAGCTGCTGAAGCACAACACATCAAGCTGGAGACGGAG GTCGAGAATCGACTTGTAGTGAAGACATCGTTTTCCAGGGCCATCCTGAACTGCAAGGCACTATCCAAGGAGAGAGAGGATCTGATGCTGGTATTCATGCTCAGCAACAAAAAGGACATATTTAAG ATACCAGGAACTCTGCACAAAGGAGTGAGTGCTAAGCTGGCTGACCTCGTTCGTGAGAAACCACCCGCTGTTGCTG ATTGCCCGGTTTCTAGTGGGACTTCTACCGAAACTACcaataacacaacaaaacaagaaCTTTGGACTTTGCTCCACAGCATTCATCTGGATACAAAGATCTCAGCCAAGGAAAGAAAGCGCCTACTCAGACAGTTTTATCAAGCCCACCCAGAAATATTTAATAAGTATTTTGGTGAATCTGCTGTTAATGTGCTGTAG